DNA from Saccharicrinis carchari:
GGGTTTTAATTTTTTTTAAAATGTTGCTTAAGGTGATTACTTCATTTTTACTAAACACGCTATCTGAGTTTAAAATCAGATAAAAATCTTCTTCGCGTTTGAATGTAGCTCTAATATAATCAGGGCTGTAATCCGTATCTATAGGTTTAAAATCCTCCTCTTCGGCTTCAAAAACATCCGTTACTGCATCCGTTAAAACTCCTACTCTAAAAGCCTTGTCGCCATTACGCTGCACATCGATAACAATGATACACGTTTGGGCACTTATTTTAATGGGATCCATCCCGAATTTTATGCCGGTATCGATAACCGGTATCACTTCATTGCGATGATCGATTACCCCACTCATAAATGAAATATCGCCCGGCACATTGCGGGGCGCCCTGTATTCGCATATTTCGTGTACCTTGCTTGCGTGCAAGGCAAAGATTTCGTTGCCTACTTTAAACGACAAATAAGAGATGTTGTTATCTTCCATGTCCTTAGTTTTTACTATCTATTTGTGAAACAACATGTAAAAGATCGATTAAGTGCACCAGCTCTCCTTTTTCCTCCACTGCACCTACGAAGGACTCTATCAGCCCCATTTTATTTTGATATACCGATGGCATAATATTTTCGGTTTTCACTTCAAACACTTCTTTTACTATATCTACCACAATACCAAACTGTGATTCTATTTTATCTTCGGGCGAAACAATGATAATGGCAGTATCCTGTGTTGTTTCCTGTTCATCCAAATTCATCATTCTGCGCATATCTGTTACCGGGATAATGATACCATGTAAGTTGATAACACCCAAAATAAAATCTCTGCTATTAGGCACTTTAGTTATATTATCCTCAAAGGCCAATATATTACGAACCATCAGACTGTCGAAAGCAAAAGTTTGCTTTTGCAGACCAAACGAAACCAGTGTTTTAAATTCACCTTTCATAATTATTTGTGTAATTTTTGATTACCATGTGAATGGATGAGTCTGTTGGTATCAATAACCATAGAAATGGTGCCATCGCCCATGATAGAAGCTCCCGAAATCACCTCCTGATCCTTGAGCATTCTTCCCAAAGGTTTCACCACGGTTTGATACTCACCAATGACCTTATCCACAATTAAACCAAAACTTTTATCTTCGAATTTAACCTGAATAATATGTTCTTTTTGATCACTTGTGCCCTCGTTAAAAATATCGCGCAACGCAATGATTGGCAAATGTTCTTGTCCGAGCTTAATCACCCCATTAAATACAGTATTCTTATAATCTGTGGGTAAAGGAACTATTTTTTCTATTGCCGAAATAGGGATCACATACTGCGAACCGGCCACCGTTACCAACAGACCATCTATTATAGATAATGTTAAGGGTAGGGTAAGTGTTATGGTTGTGCCTGTGTCAATTTCCGAGTCGATGGATACCTCGCCTCTTATTTCGCCAATTTTTCGGTTCACCACGTCCATTCCAACACCCCTACCCGATAAATCTGATACCTCTTCCTTGGTTGAGAAGCCACTTTGAAACACGAGGTCTAGTATTTCTTTTTTACTTAACTCGGCTCCCTCGTCCACCAAGCCTCTGTTAATGGCTTTTTCAAGTATTAAATTCGTATCGATTCCTTTGCCATCGTCTATAATTTTAATAATTACATTGGCTCCTTCGTAATACGCCTTAAAGATAATGTTGCCTTTGGGATTTTTACCTTTTTTTATGCGCTCCTCGGGCATTTCGATAGCATGATCCACACAGTTACGTATCATGTGTAACAAGGGATCGGTAAGGTGTTCAATAATATTTTTATCCAGTTCTATATCTCCACCTTCAATTATAAAGTCTATTTCTTTATTTAATTCCTTTGAAAGATCTCTTACCAGACGCTGGAAACGCATTAAATCGCTTTGTAATGGTATCAGACTTATTTCAAAGGCGTTATCGCGCAATTGACGGGTTAACTTTTCAATGCTTTCTGACAAACCCATTATCCCGGGCTCCCCTTTGGTTTCGGCGTAAAGATTAAGCTGAGCCTGAATGGTTACCAGCTCACTAACCAGATTTACCAACTCATCTATTTTAGTGGAAGCCACTCTAATGCTGGATATTTTGTGCTCTTTTAATTGCGCCGTCTTTTTTTCGGTTTTTGGTTTTTGTTGAACACCTGTCCAGGATATGCTTTTTAACAATTCGGCATCGAGTAGTTTTTCTCCTTGTTTGCATTGTTCGATAACGGATAAAAAGCTGGGGTGGTTTAAAATATTTCCCTTAAATATTTCGGTAATTGTTAAATCACACTCATCCTCTACAAAAATAAAAACGTCTTGTATCTCATTAAGATCCTCCGCAGTATTTAATACGATATTCCAATTAAGGTAACACTCCTGAACATTTAAATCAGATATTTCGGGCACATTACGCTGATCGTATAAAACCACGGCGTTTCCCAAGGCATGCAAATCGTCGAGTAAAAAAAGAGGATTGGTACCGTTTTGAAGAATATTTAAGTGTGGCTTAAAATGAATCAGATAAGTTCGGGAATCATCTGTGGGCTGCGCTGAAACATCCTCATCAGCAAAGCTTTCGGTCGTTTGTTTAGTGGGATTGGCACTATTTTTATCCGTAACAAAACCTTGAATTTTTCGGGTTAGTGCAGCCAATTCCTGTTTTTCAGTTTCATCGCTGATATCGCCTACATTTAAAAAATGCTTTATCTGATCAACTGCGTTAAAGGTTTCAGAAATAATATCGTCTGTAAGTACTAACCTACCGTTTCTTATTTCATCATAAACTGTTTCCAGGTGGTGGGTAAACTCACTTAAATCGTTATAACCAAACATAGCACCACCACCTTTGAGCGTGTGCATGGCTCTGAATATGCGTTCAATTATTTCTTTGTCGGACGTATCCTTTTCTAAAAGCAACAGAGCCTCTTCCAGATCCTGCACATTATCGAGAGACTCTTCAACAAATTTAACCCTAAACTTATCAATCATGTGCCTACATTTTAATTAACCAATGACTCAAAAAAGTTGAATGAACATGGTGTACTTTTTGAGTCAAGGTTATCTTCTTGGTTAACAGCCAGTATAGCCTTAATGGCTGTAATAAGCTGAATGGTATTCAATTTTATTTCGTGAGAAAAAGAGAGTTCTCTTTGGCGTAAGGCTATATAAACCCGTTCCGCAGGATACACGATCTCACTAAGCCCCTTAATGCCGAGCATGGGTGCCGTACCCTTTATCTGATGCAAAACCATAAAAACATCTTCTACTAGATCCTCGGTTTTACAGCCCTCACTATAGTTACTTAAACATTTTTCAATTTCGCAAAGACTTTGAAGCGTATCGGCAATAAATTTTTCTTTTATTACCTGTATCATCGTAATACACGGGATATTGCGCTCAATAGTTTAGCCGGCACAAATGGTTTGATTATCCATCCTGTAGCACCTGCTTGTTTAGCTTCCATTTTTTTTGCTGCCTGCGATTCTGTGGTCAAAAATAAAATAGGAATATGCTTGTAAGCTTCTATTTCGCGCACTTTACGGATTAAACCCAAACCGTCCAGGTTGGGCATGTGCAAATCCGTAATAATAATATCCAGATGGCGACCATCTAAAAATCGAAGCGCATCTTCACCGTCAATCCCCACTAATACTTCGTACCCTTCGTTTTCCAAAGTAAAATTAACTACTTCCCTAATGCTTTCTGAGTCGTCAACAATAAGTACTGTTTTAGCCATAATTTAGTTGTATTTGTTCTATAGTTTTAAGAGGTTATTAAAACCCGCGTTTGCAATTAAACTTAATGCCTCGTCGTGTAATTTACCTTCTACGTTAATGTGTATTCCATTTTTATTATAGGCTTTTTTTATGGCTACAATAAGCTGGATAAAGGTAATATCTATACCATCGGGGTAATTTACACTAATACTCAGAGGTTTTGTGAGATTGATCGATTCAATAAATTCTTCTTTGATCGCGTCAATATGGTTTATAATTAGCTGGCCCGAAAAAGTTATTTTTTGCAGATCATTATCCTGTTTTATATCGATTGAAAACGGTTTACTCATGTTTACTGTAATTTAATGGTATAAATAACTAAGCCGAATTATTAATTTTATGTCTTAATATTTTTCGTAATTATCCATATCCATTTCCATTTCCAAATCTATCAAATTACCTTTAGGCTGGTTATCTTTGGCTTTTTGAGGAGTTGATTCTTTGGCGCGTTCCGTTTGTTTTATCCTATTATCATTTGCCGTATTTTCCTTAGCAACGGAATGTATCTCCTCCATTTCGCCTATCATAAAAAAGCTCACCGCCTTTTTTAGTTTATCGGCCAGCACCGCCAACTGTTCAGCACTTTGAGTAAGCTCATCGGAGGAGGAAGCATTTTCCTGAGTAATGAGGTTAAGTTGCTGCATAGCCATATTAATTTGTTCAGCTCCGGTTTTTTGCTCCAGACTGGCCGCAGAAATCTCTTTTATCAGCTGTGTTGTTGTTTCAATGTCGGGTACCAACAAACGTGCTTTTTCCCCTGATTCCTGCGACACTTTTAAGCCACCATTAACCAGGTTATGTATTTCGTCGGCGGCCAGTTTGCTTCTTTCGGCCAGTTTACGCACCTCGGCCGCAACTACCGAAAAGCCGCGTCCGTGCTCTCCTGCTCTGGCCGCCTCAACGGCTGCGTTCAGTGCCAATATATTCGTTTGGAAGGCAATGTCGCCAATGATGGTAATTTTACCGGCCACACTCTTCATGGCTTCGGCCGCTTCCGTAGACAACTTATCCGCTACTTTTACATCCTTAGCCGTTTCTACCGTAATTTTTTCGGTCTGCACAGCGTTATCTGTATTCTGATCGATATTCGCCACCATCTCTTCTATGGATGTAGAAACCTCTTCGGCCGAGGCCGCCTGGTCGGCAGATCCTTTGCTAAGCTGAACGGAACTGTTTTTTACATTTTGTCCACTCGAAACCAAGTCATTCGCATTTTCCTTGATAGAAATAACAATGTTTTTTATGTTAGAAGCCATAGCTTTCAAGGCCTCGGCCATCTTACCTATTTCATCGTCCTGATCCACATCCAATTGAGCCATCAAATTACCCTTACCAATTGCTTGGGTAAACACCACAGCTTTGTTTAAAGGTTTAATAATACTATTGTAAAGCCAATAAGCAATAGCAGAGGCTATTGAAACCAGTAATACTATCATAAAGATGACAAAACCGCCAAACCACCTGAACGATTCATCCATTTCTTTTAACGCCGCTGTATTCAAATTACCGAACTTATGCTCCAATATCTCTAACTCTTTGATAATAGCATTACTCTTTTCCATTATCTCACCATCTTCTCCCACCATAGGTTCCACGTCAAAAATAATCATCACATCGTCGTAGGCCTCAAAAGTGTTCAAGCTACTCATTACATACTGGTGCCGCTGGAAAAGTGAGTCCGTTTTAAGTTTAATGGCATCAAAAGTTGCCTGATCCGCTTTGTCCCAGTTTGTTTTGTTAGCATCTAGTTCCTTGATAACGCTGGGGTAATCATTAGCATGTAAGTTTTCAAGGGTTAACTTATCGGCTGTACCGGGCTGCCTGTCAATAAACACCCAGCTCTTAATAAGTGCTCTCGAATTAATTATCATATCCTTGAACAACTGAATATTCTGTTGTGAAGGGCTGTAAACCTGGGTTATTTCATCACTTAAGCTACGGCTATTGTTTAAAGTAATATAAGTGGCAACACCATTAATCATAATTGCCACAAGAATAATACCGATACCGGCCATCAGCTTTTGCGCTATATTCAATTTTAATTTCATCTCATTGTTGTTATTTGTTCCTTAGTAATCCTGCTGTATAGTTAAAACTCTCCTATATTTATTCTCTGGATGTGTAAAATAAATTTGCATAATTTGAAATTTGACAGCTACTTCTACCAACTGCATATTATGCTAATAAAGGAAAGCAATTCACATCGTTTATTTTAAAATGTTATTTTTCTGATGCTAAACTTCAGATAGCCTCGTTGAAACTTATTGTGATTTACTTTTGGATAGCGGCAGTCATTTCTGATAGTTTTGAACTGATGCTGAGGCCATATTTTTGAGCGTTGGCATTATCAATTTCAAATTTTAAGGTCTGGTCGCGCACTACAAAATTAATTACAGCTCCGTGTTTGGTAGCTCCTTCACTTTCCGTTACTACTAAAGCGGTTTTTCCAATTTTGGAAAGCAGGGTTTCGGCGTGTCGCGAAAAATTAATACTTGACGATACATACAAAACCTGACAGTTACTCACGTCGTCAACCGATTTAAAACTTTTAATAACCACATTCTGGTGTCCAAATTTTTTCCCACTCGATTGCGATGCCAACAACTCGGCTATTTTGTCATGCCTTAATACGCCAATTACAAAATCGCCTGTTTTTGCATCTTCGGGCCATCCTATATATCTAATAAAGTTTAAGGTAAATACCGATTTGTATTTTTCTACCTGGCCAAAGCCAACCTTTGGCACAATCAGGATAAAAATTAATAATAACAGTACGTGCTTTTTCATCGTTTTATATCTTAAAAATAATTTGTGTTTACCCCCTTGTTACGCGCACTTATACCAATAGGTTACTAAAATTGTTTATAAATTTGTTGAAAACCACCGGATGCCAAAAAATTCAGCCCTCAAATGTGGCCTTAATCAATAATAAAGATAAATTTGTGCTAAATTTTTTTTTAAAAGAATGAGAGTTGTAAAAATAAAGGAAGCAGGCAAGGGTAATACTTTTGAAATCAGGGTTCAAACGACGCTTGAAGCCATAATAAATGAAAACAAGAACAAGCAAATTGTTAAGCTGGATGTAACTGTAAATAGTGTGCACAGCAAAAATTTTACGGATGAGTACGACTATGTGCAAGAGACCATTAAAAAAGTTTTTAAAAACAAGGTTCCGGCTTATTCGATACTATTTAGTCCAATTTGCGATGACAGCGAATTTACCATGCAATATCAAATTTATGATATGGATGTTAAGATACAGTATAAAACCTTGCTCAAACATCCGTATGTAACTGCTGAAAGCGAAAATGGTATCGAAATATTCTCTGGGGGAATATCATTTCAAGAAGATTCGCTGCTTTTTTCGGCACAACGCTGTTTCGATCTTTCGGAGCAAATATTAATGGCCGAAGACATGAACTTCGGTCATATCCATCAACAGTGGAATTATATCCCCACTCCCCACCCAAACACAGATACTCCGGTTGAGGCCCAAGATGGATTACAATTATTTAACGAAGTACAGAATTTTTATTACGAACCACCATTGTTTGTAAATGGAAAACCTCTTGCCAGAAACAGATATAATTACAACGCTACCCTACTAATTGATTTTATAGCTTTTGCTGTAAATAACGATGTAGTTACAACTAAAGAAATACCGAAAGCAGCTATGGATTGGGTCAACGACCATCCCGGTTTAAACAGCAAGCAGGTTGTAGATGGTAAAAACGAACTATGGTTTACCAGCAGCCCCGGCAATAAGCTGGCGGCAGATAATGAAGCAATAGGTAAATCGAATAAAGATATTGAACAGCAAACCCTTCAAAGTCTAAAAAGTATTGTATCACTCAAAGATAGCAGCCACACTCACCTGCACACCAAAGGTGAGTTCAGTTATTTAAAAGTAACCGTAGATCAGAGAGAAGATTATACAAAGGTTGAAGAGTTGATTAAGAGTTCACTCCCCGGTATAAATGTTTTTTTTGTAAATGGTATTTCTCATCAAAGCGATGTGCTGGTTGAACTTGAAGGCCTTATAATTTGATAACAAAAAAACCTTTAAAGCGTTATCTTCTTACTTATTTTAAACATTGTAACACAATATGTGGATTTTTATTGCACGCACTATATTAAAAAACAGAATACTGTTTTTAAGTATCTTATTTATTATTACTGCCTTTTTTGCTTACAAAGGCACAGGTGTTGAAATGTCGTACCAGTATGCTCCATTGCTACCCGAAGACGACCCTACTTATTTAGAATATGAAGCCTTTGAAAAGGTTTTTAGCAACGAGGGCAACTTAATGGTGATAGGGGTAAAAGACAAAAACTTCTTTCAACTGGAACACTTTAAATACTGGAATCAACTAAGGGCTGATGTAAATTCAATAGAAGGGGTGAGCTCGGTTTTTTCGGTATCAGAATCTTTTGATCTTGTAAAAAATACGGAACTTAAACAGTTTGATCTCAAACCCTTGTTCAATGAGGAGATCAACGCTCAACACGAACTGGACTCCATCAAAAACAGATTTTACGAACTACCTTTTTACAAAGGAAACATTTACAATAAAAATAAGGATGCCTACTTGATGGCCATTACGCTGGAACCTGAAATACTGCAAAGTCCGGAAAGAGTGGCGCTGATAAATGAAATAGTAAAAGCCGGCGAAAATTACACCCGCAACACGAAAATAGACCTGCATTATTCGGGCTTGCCCTATATTAGGGTAACCACTGCCGAGATGATAAAAAAAGAACTGAACATGTTTATTTTTTTAGCATTAGGCATAACCGCTGTTATTATGTTTCTGTTTTTCCGATCCTTTAAAGTGGTCATGTTTTCGATGCTGGTAGTGGGCATGGCAGTTATTTGGGTAGTGGGTACGCAAGCGCTTTTGGGTTTTAAAATTACCATATTAACTGGCATGATACCGCCTCTTATTATTGTAATAGGTATTCCCAACTCCGTTTTTCTGCTCAATAAATACCATCAGGAATTTAAACAACACGGTAACAAAATAAAAGCCCTGCAACGCGTAATATGTAAAATTGGTAATGCCACCTTTTTAACTAACCTTACAACAGCCAGTGGATTTGCCACTTTTATATTTACCAGCAGCCGTATTTTGGTAGAGTTTGGCATTATAGCCGCTATCAACATTATCGGTGTTTTTATTTTATCCATATTGCTTATCCCCATTATTTTCAGTTTTTTATCCGTACCTCAGGATCGGCATCTAAACCACTTGAATAACAAAACGGTAAACAAGATGGTAGATAAGCTGGTACACATAACCCTTAATCACAGACGTTCGGTTTACATAACCACAGGACTGGTACTGATACTGGGCGCCATTGGCATAGCGAATATAAAAACAACGGGTTACATGCTCGACGATATTCCGCATCACGATCCGCTGTACTTAGATTTAGTGTTTTTTGAAGATAACTTTGACGGCCTGATGCCGTTGGAGATAATGATAGATAGCAAAAAAGCCAATACGGCATTAAGAACTTCCAATTTAAAAAAGTTGGATCAATTGCATCAAAAGCTGTCCGCGCATCCTGATATCTCCGGTGCTATCGCCTTATCCGAAGTGGTTAAGTTTGCACGCCAGGCGTTTTATAATGGCAACCCAAAGTATTATAGTATCCCCAGCAAGCAGGAACGTAATTTTTTGCTTTCGTATGTATCAAAGGGGAGCGGACAACAGTCGAGTGTCATCAACTCATTTTTGGATTCGCTCAAGCAAAAAACCAGAATGAGTTTTAGGATAAAAGATATAGGTACCACTAAAATGACCGACCTCAATACAACGGTACAAGAAAATATAAACGAAATATTTCCTGAGGACAAATATCAAACTACCGTTACAGGTGCCAGCGTATTGTTTTTTAAAGGCACAAAATACCTTATACGTAATCTCTTCACCAGCCTGTTTTTAGCCATTCTACTGATTGCCTCTTTTATGGCCTGGATGTTTTCGTCGAAACGGATGGTGCTGGTTTCGCTGATACCTAACGTAATACCGCTTATCTCTACTGCCGCCCTTATGGGATATTTTGGTATTCCCATTAAACCATCCACCATACTGGTATTTAGTATTGCCTTCGGAATTTCCGTTGATGATACAATACATTACCTGGCCAAATACCGCCAGGAGCTAAGCGAAACCAACTGGAGTATAAAAGCTGCCACAGTACTGGCGCTCAAAGAAACCGGTGTGAGCATGATATACACGTCCATTATCTTGTTTTTTGGTTTTGGTATTTTTGGTTTTTCAAGCTTTGGCGGTACGGTAGCTTTGGGCATTCTGGTGGCGGTAACTTTACTCATCGCGCTACTATCCAATTTAATACTGTTGCCCTCCTTGTTGTTATCCTTAGAAAAAATTATTACCAACAAATCGTTTAAAGAACCGTTATTACAAATATACAACGAAGACGAGGACATAGAGATTGCGGACTTAAGAATAAAAAACAGCGAAACAAAACGAATAAGCCCTAACTCACAAACCGAAGAATAATATTTATGCACAACATTAAACACATTCAAGAGCTGGTAAACAGCGAGTTAAACAGCATCAATTTTAATGGTGAACCAAAACAGCTCTATGCCCCCATTGCCTATACTTTGGCCCAGGGCGGTAAACGGATTAGACCTGTGCTGTGTTTGATGGCCGCACAATTGTTTGGTAAAGATATTACAACGGTGTTATACCCGGCTTTGGGATTAGAGATATTTCATAACTTTACCCTTTTGCACGATGACATTATGGACAATGCTCAAGTGCGCAGGAATAAGCCCACGGTGCATGAAAAATGGAATGCCAATGCCGCCATCCTATCGGGCGACGCTATGATGATAAAAGCCCATCAGTTTATTTGCCGCTGTGATGAAAAAAAACTGCCTCAGGCCATTGCACTTTTTAACAGCGTGGCGCTGGGGGTTTGCGAAGGGCAACAATACGATATGGAATTCG
Protein-coding regions in this window:
- a CDS encoding chemotaxis protein CheW, which translates into the protein MEDNNISYLSFKVGNEIFALHASKVHEICEYRAPRNVPGDISFMSGVIDHRNEVIPVIDTGIKFGMDPIKISAQTCIIVIDVQRNGDKAFRVGVLTDAVTDVFEAEEEDFKPIDTDYSPDYIRATFKREEDFYLILNSDSVFSKNEVITLSNILKKIKTQ
- a CDS encoding chemotaxis protein CheW, coding for MKGEFKTLVSFGLQKQTFAFDSLMVRNILAFEDNITKVPNSRDFILGVINLHGIIIPVTDMRRMMNLDEQETTQDTAIIIVSPEDKIESQFGIVVDIVKEVFEVKTENIMPSVYQNKMGLIESFVGAVEEKGELVHLIDLLHVVSQIDSKN
- a CDS encoding chemotaxis protein CheA, with amino-acid sequence MIDKFRVKFVEESLDNVQDLEEALLLLEKDTSDKEIIERIFRAMHTLKGGGAMFGYNDLSEFTHHLETVYDEIRNGRLVLTDDIISETFNAVDQIKHFLNVGDISDETEKQELAALTRKIQGFVTDKNSANPTKQTTESFADEDVSAQPTDDSRTYLIHFKPHLNILQNGTNPLFLLDDLHALGNAVVLYDQRNVPEISDLNVQECYLNWNIVLNTAEDLNEIQDVFIFVEDECDLTITEIFKGNILNHPSFLSVIEQCKQGEKLLDAELLKSISWTGVQQKPKTEKKTAQLKEHKISSIRVASTKIDELVNLVSELVTIQAQLNLYAETKGEPGIMGLSESIEKLTRQLRDNAFEISLIPLQSDLMRFQRLVRDLSKELNKEIDFIIEGGDIELDKNIIEHLTDPLLHMIRNCVDHAIEMPEERIKKGKNPKGNIIFKAYYEGANVIIKIIDDGKGIDTNLILEKAINRGLVDEGAELSKKEILDLVFQSGFSTKEEVSDLSGRGVGMDVVNRKIGEIRGEVSIDSEIDTGTTITLTLPLTLSIIDGLLVTVAGSQYVIPISAIEKIVPLPTDYKNTVFNGVIKLGQEHLPIIALRDIFNEGTSDQKEHIIQVKFEDKSFGLIVDKVIGEYQTVVKPLGRMLKDQEVISGASIMGDGTISMVIDTNRLIHSHGNQKLHK
- a CDS encoding Hpt domain-containing protein, producing the protein MIQVIKEKFIADTLQSLCEIEKCLSNYSEGCKTEDLVEDVFMVLHQIKGTAPMLGIKGLSEIVYPAERVYIALRQRELSFSHEIKLNTIQLITAIKAILAVNQEDNLDSKSTPCSFNFFESLVN
- a CDS encoding response regulator; translated protein: MAKTVLIVDDSESIREVVNFTLENEGYEVLVGIDGEDALRFLDGRHLDIIITDLHMPNLDGLGLIRKVREIEAYKHIPILFLTTESQAAKKMEAKQAGATGWIIKPFVPAKLLSAISRVLR
- a CDS encoding methyl-accepting chemotaxis protein, which translates into the protein MKLKLNIAQKLMAGIGIILVAIMINGVATYITLNNSRSLSDEITQVYSPSQQNIQLFKDMIINSRALIKSWVFIDRQPGTADKLTLENLHANDYPSVIKELDANKTNWDKADQATFDAIKLKTDSLFQRHQYVMSSLNTFEAYDDVMIIFDVEPMVGEDGEIMEKSNAIIKELEILEHKFGNLNTAALKEMDESFRWFGGFVIFMIVLLVSIASAIAYWLYNSIIKPLNKAVVFTQAIGKGNLMAQLDVDQDDEIGKMAEALKAMASNIKNIVISIKENANDLVSSGQNVKNSSVQLSKGSADQAASAEEVSTSIEEMVANIDQNTDNAVQTEKITVETAKDVKVADKLSTEAAEAMKSVAGKITIIGDIAFQTNILALNAAVEAARAGEHGRGFSVVAAEVRKLAERSKLAADEIHNLVNGGLKVSQESGEKARLLVPDIETTTQLIKEISAASLEQKTGAEQINMAMQQLNLITQENASSSDELTQSAEQLAVLADKLKKAVSFFMIGEMEEIHSVAKENTANDNRIKQTERAKESTPQKAKDNQPKGNLIDLEMEMDMDNYEKY
- a CDS encoding YfiR family protein, whose translation is MKKHVLLLLIFILIVPKVGFGQVEKYKSVFTLNFIRYIGWPEDAKTGDFVIGVLRHDKIAELLASQSSGKKFGHQNVVIKSFKSVDDVSNCQVLYVSSSINFSRHAETLLSKIGKTALVVTESEGATKHGAVINFVVRDQTLKFEIDNANAQKYGLSISSKLSEMTAAIQK
- a CDS encoding RidA family protein, giving the protein MRVVKIKEAGKGNTFEIRVQTTLEAIINENKNKQIVKLDVTVNSVHSKNFTDEYDYVQETIKKVFKNKVPAYSILFSPICDDSEFTMQYQIYDMDVKIQYKTLLKHPYVTAESENGIEIFSGGISFQEDSLLFSAQRCFDLSEQILMAEDMNFGHIHQQWNYIPTPHPNTDTPVEAQDGLQLFNEVQNFYYEPPLFVNGKPLARNRYNYNATLLIDFIAFAVNNDVVTTKEIPKAAMDWVNDHPGLNSKQVVDGKNELWFTSSPGNKLAADNEAIGKSNKDIEQQTLQSLKSIVSLKDSSHTHLHTKGEFSYLKVTVDQREDYTKVEELIKSSLPGINVFFVNGISHQSDVLVELEGLII
- a CDS encoding efflux RND transporter permease subunit, giving the protein MWIFIARTILKNRILFLSILFIITAFFAYKGTGVEMSYQYAPLLPEDDPTYLEYEAFEKVFSNEGNLMVIGVKDKNFFQLEHFKYWNQLRADVNSIEGVSSVFSVSESFDLVKNTELKQFDLKPLFNEEINAQHELDSIKNRFYELPFYKGNIYNKNKDAYLMAITLEPEILQSPERVALINEIVKAGENYTRNTKIDLHYSGLPYIRVTTAEMIKKELNMFIFLALGITAVIMFLFFRSFKVVMFSMLVVGMAVIWVVGTQALLGFKITILTGMIPPLIIVIGIPNSVFLLNKYHQEFKQHGNKIKALQRVICKIGNATFLTNLTTASGFATFIFTSSRILVEFGIIAAINIIGVFILSILLIPIIFSFLSVPQDRHLNHLNNKTVNKMVDKLVHITLNHRRSVYITTGLVLILGAIGIANIKTTGYMLDDIPHHDPLYLDLVFFEDNFDGLMPLEIMIDSKKANTALRTSNLKKLDQLHQKLSAHPDISGAIALSEVVKFARQAFYNGNPKYYSIPSKQERNFLLSYVSKGSGQQSSVINSFLDSLKQKTRMSFRIKDIGTTKMTDLNTTVQENINEIFPEDKYQTTVTGASVLFFKGTKYLIRNLFTSLFLAILLIASFMAWMFSSKRMVLVSLIPNVIPLISTAALMGYFGIPIKPSTILVFSIAFGISVDDTIHYLAKYRQELSETNWSIKAATVLALKETGVSMIYTSIILFFGFGIFGFSSFGGTVALGILVAVTLLIALLSNLILLPSLLLSLEKIITNKSFKEPLLQIYNEDEDIEIADLRIKNSETKRISPNSQTEE